A window of the Parabacteroides merdae ATCC 43184 genome harbors these coding sequences:
- the serB gene encoding phosphoserine phosphatase SerB — MGQKDEIILININGTDRPGVTAALTEILAKNNAVILDIGQADIHNNLSLGILFQSSEGNSGDILKELLFKSYELDVNIRFNPITEEAYNQWVSMQGKNRYIITILGRKLTARQIAGVTRIVADQDMNIDDIKRLTGRIPLDENARTPKASVEFSVRGTPRDKEQMKADFMKLSAEQEMDISFQEESMYRRMRRLICFDMDSTLIETEVIDELAIRAGVGDQVKAITEAAMRGEIDFCESFRQRCALLKGLDVSVMQEIAENLPITEGVDRLMRILKKVGFKIAILSGGFTYFGNYLKQKYNIDYVYANELEVENGKLTGRHVGDIVDGKRKAELLRLIAQVENVDIRQTVAVGDGANDLPMISIAGLGIAFHAKPKVKATAKQSISTIGLDGILYFLGYKDSYLDEKM; from the coding sequence ATGGGACAAAAAGACGAAATAATACTGATAAACATAAATGGTACGGATCGTCCGGGGGTGACCGCCGCCCTTACCGAGATACTGGCCAAGAACAACGCGGTTATCCTGGACATCGGTCAAGCTGATATCCACAACAACCTCTCTTTAGGCATCTTATTTCAAAGTAGCGAAGGCAATTCGGGGGATATTCTGAAAGAGTTACTCTTCAAAAGTTATGAGCTTGATGTAAATATCCGTTTCAACCCGATCACCGAGGAAGCTTATAACCAATGGGTTTCCATGCAAGGCAAGAACCGATATATAATAACGATTCTAGGCCGGAAACTGACTGCCCGACAAATCGCAGGTGTTACACGCATTGTTGCCGACCAGGACATGAACATCGACGACATTAAGCGTTTGACGGGACGTATCCCTTTGGACGAGAATGCCCGGACGCCGAAAGCCAGTGTAGAATTCTCCGTGCGCGGTACGCCGAGGGACAAGGAACAGATGAAGGCCGATTTCATGAAACTCTCTGCCGAGCAGGAGATGGATATATCTTTTCAGGAAGAAAGCATGTATCGACGCATGCGTCGCCTGATCTGCTTCGATATGGATTCGACATTGATTGAAACGGAAGTAATCGACGAACTGGCTATCCGAGCCGGTGTCGGTGATCAAGTGAAAGCCATTACCGAAGCGGCCATGCGGGGAGAAATCGACTTCTGCGAAAGTTTCCGTCAACGTTGTGCCTTGTTGAAAGGCTTGGATGTCTCCGTTATGCAGGAAATAGCCGAGAACCTGCCGATTACCGAAGGGGTGGACCGTCTGATGCGTATATTGAAAAAGGTAGGCTTCAAGATTGCGATCCTTTCCGGAGGATTTACTTATTTTGGCAACTATCTGAAACAGAAATACAACATTGACTACGTCTACGCCAACGAGCTTGAAGTGGAAAATGGAAAGCTGACCGGACGTCATGTCGGCGACATTGTGGACGGGAAACGCAAAGCGGAACTGCTCCGTCTTATTGCACAAGTCGAGAATGTGGATATCCGCCAGACGGTCGCTGTCGGAGACGGAGCCAACGACTTGCCGATGATCAGTATTGCCGGTCTTGGAATCGCTTTCCATGCCAAACCAAAAGTAAAGGCTACGGCCAAACAGTCCATTTCAACGATCGGGCTTGACGGTATCCTGTATTTCTTGGGCTATAAAGATTCCTATCTGGATGAAAAAATGTGA
- a CDS encoding Dabb family protein encodes MIRHIVMFKLKEFATPADKQAKMQEIKTGLEALIDKINVLRMIRVDFNVNPAETWDIILTTELDTLEDVGTYANHPEHVAVSKGIIGPVKADRACVDYEY; translated from the coding sequence ATGATCAGACACATCGTAATGTTTAAATTGAAGGAGTTTGCAACTCCGGCCGACAAGCAGGCTAAAATGCAGGAAATCAAAACAGGATTAGAAGCATTGATCGACAAAATCAACGTCTTGCGCATGATCCGCGTAGATTTTAACGTGAATCCGGCAGAGACATGGGATATCATCCTTACTACGGAGCTGGATACACTTGAGGATGTCGGAACGTATGCCAACCATCCCGAACATGTAGCCGTATCCAAAGGCATCATCGGTCCCGTCAAGGCAGACAGAGCTTGCGTCGATTATGAATATTAA
- a CDS encoding C-GCAxxG-C-C family protein translates to MKDFDLEERVNRAVQNFEAGYNCAQSVFLAYSDIFELDMETAKKMSVSFGGGVGRMREICGTVSAMAMLAGFKYPVQDISDQEARTRNYAMVQKMADMFKEKNGTIICRNLLPPEDAAATTPAPAARTQEYYKKRPCGRFVGDSARIAGRMLKGELD, encoded by the coding sequence ATGAAAGACTTTGATCTTGAAGAACGAGTAAACCGTGCAGTTCAGAATTTCGAAGCAGGTTATAATTGTGCACAATCTGTCTTTCTGGCTTACTCGGATATCTTTGAATTGGATATGGAGACAGCCAAGAAAATGTCTGTCTCTTTTGGAGGAGGTGTAGGTCGTATGCGCGAAATCTGCGGAACAGTCAGCGCAATGGCTATGTTAGCGGGATTCAAATATCCGGTTCAGGACATTTCCGATCAGGAAGCCCGCACCAGGAATTATGCAATGGTACAGAAAATGGCTGACATGTTCAAGGAAAAAAACGGGACAATCATCTGCCGCAACCTTTTGCCTCCTGAAGACGCAGCAGCTACGACACCGGCACCGGCCGCCCGTACGCAAGAATATTATAAGAAGCGCCCCTGCGGAAGATTCGTTGGAGATTCGGCTCGCATTGCAGGAAGAATGCTGAAAGGAGAATTGGATTGA
- a CDS encoding MgtC/SapB family protein has product MLEQINDILQNTVITPYTATVKLLISFLLGAVIGIERQFRRREAGMRTFTLICMGSTAAMLVSIWIPQCYPNFLNGDPGRIAAQVLSGIGFLGAGAIIQSHGSVHGLTTAACIWVMAVIGLAVGAGMYIPAAIATVITLFILVSLERLEKRMFLNGVNKILAITCSTATPDLKAVRKILESKGVFIVSVSFETFYKEDRSVITYKVNVKAISSYTNLFNEIRSLGIVTQIRLMA; this is encoded by the coding sequence ATGTTAGAACAGATAAACGACATATTACAAAACACGGTTATTACCCCTTATACGGCAACTGTAAAGTTGTTGATCAGTTTTCTCTTGGGAGCTGTCATCGGGATAGAGCGCCAGTTCAGAAGACGGGAGGCGGGAATGCGTACCTTTACATTGATTTGTATGGGTTCGACTGCCGCTATGCTGGTCTCTATCTGGATTCCGCAATGTTATCCTAACTTCTTGAATGGCGATCCGGGACGTATTGCGGCACAAGTGCTTTCGGGTATCGGTTTTCTTGGAGCGGGAGCAATTATCCAAAGTCACGGAAGTGTTCATGGGCTGACGACAGCAGCCTGTATCTGGGTAATGGCGGTAATAGGTTTGGCAGTGGGAGCCGGAATGTATATTCCGGCTGCTATTGCAACTGTCATAACACTTTTCATTCTGGTCAGTCTGGAACGTTTGGAGAAAAGAATGTTCTTGAATGGTGTCAATAAGATCCTGGCTATCACCTGTTCTACGGCGACCCCCGATTTGAAGGCTGTCCGGAAGATATTGGAAAGTAAAGGCGTTTTTATCGTAAGTGTCTCTTTCGAGACGTTTTATAAAGAGGATCGATCTGTTATCACATACAAAGTGAATGTAAAGGCGATCTCTTCCTATACGAACTTATTCAATGAAATACGGAGTTTAGGTATTGTTACACAAATCAGATTGATGGCATAA
- a CDS encoding alpha-galactosidase, with translation MKIRHLFLLCLIAISATLSANGKTVIPITTDDISLIYKVDDKNGRLYQSYLGQKLSFDSDIVQLPLGNEAYLTHGMEDYFEPAIRVLHNDGNPSLLLKYISHENKQLQPGVDETVILLKDDKYPVEVKLHFIAYPKENIIKEYAEISHQEKKPVTLYNYASSLLHLNGSKYFLTEFAGDWAHEVNMKETELAFGKKMLDTKLGSRANMFCSPFFLLALDRKAEENAGDVLFGTIGWTGNYRFTFEVDNENGLRVLSGINPYASEYSLKPNEVFRTPEFIFTYSTEGKGKASRDFQRWARKYQLKDGEKSRMTLLNNWEATYFDFNEDKLVNIMDEAVALGVDMFLLDDGWFANKYPRSSDHQGLGDWEETVTKLPNGIGKLVKEATDRGIKFGLWIEPEMVNPKSELYEKHKDWVIHLPNRDEYYFRNQMVLDLTNPKVQDYVYGVVDNLMTKYPGIAYFKWDCNSPITNIYSPYLKDQQSHLYIEYVRGLYNVLERIKQKYPNLPMMLCSGGGGRCDYEALKYFTEFWPSDNTDAVERIFIQWGYSYFFPAKSMAAHVTSWGKQPVKFRTDVASMCKLGFDIRIHEMSQTDQQYCKEAVANFKRLDDVILDGDQYRLQSPYESQHAAVMYANDNADKAVLFAFDIHPRYAESIQPLRLQGLKEDARYELKEINLVPGTQSRLACNGKTFSGEFLMNVGIPVFSSRPTNSHVIEITEVK, from the coding sequence ATGAAGATCAGACATCTTTTTTTGCTATGTCTAATAGCGATATCAGCGACGCTGAGTGCAAATGGAAAAACTGTAATTCCAATTACAACCGATGACATTAGCCTTATTTATAAGGTTGATGATAAAAATGGCCGCCTGTATCAATCTTATCTGGGACAAAAACTGTCATTCGATTCGGATATCGTACAATTACCTCTCGGTAATGAAGCCTATCTGACACATGGCATGGAAGATTATTTCGAGCCGGCTATCCGTGTTTTGCATAATGACGGTAACCCGTCACTGCTCCTGAAATATATCTCCCATGAAAACAAACAGCTTCAGCCGGGAGTTGACGAGACGGTAATTCTTTTGAAAGATGATAAATATCCGGTCGAAGTGAAGTTGCATTTCATCGCTTATCCGAAGGAAAACATCATCAAGGAATATGCGGAGATCTCGCATCAGGAGAAGAAGCCTGTCACCCTTTATAACTATGCTTCCTCTTTGTTGCATCTGAACGGCAGCAAGTATTTTCTGACCGAATTTGCAGGAGACTGGGCACATGAAGTCAATATGAAGGAAACCGAGCTGGCTTTCGGTAAAAAGATGTTGGATACCAAGTTGGGGAGTCGTGCCAACATGTTTTGTTCTCCATTTTTTTTGCTTGCTCTGGACAGGAAAGCGGAAGAGAATGCCGGAGATGTATTATTCGGAACTATCGGATGGACAGGAAATTACCGTTTTACGTTTGAAGTGGATAATGAAAATGGCTTGCGCGTACTTTCCGGTATCAACCCGTATGCATCGGAGTACTCGTTGAAACCGAATGAAGTGTTCCGCACACCGGAGTTCATTTTCACTTACAGCACGGAAGGTAAGGGGAAAGCCAGCCGCGATTTCCAGCGTTGGGCACGCAAATATCAGTTGAAGGACGGTGAGAAATCCCGTATGACATTGCTGAACAACTGGGAAGCGACCTATTTTGACTTTAATGAAGACAAGTTGGTCAATATTATGGATGAAGCTGTTGCATTAGGAGTTGATATGTTCTTGCTTGACGATGGCTGGTTTGCCAATAAGTATCCCCGCAGCAGTGACCATCAGGGATTGGGAGACTGGGAAGAAACCGTTACCAAGCTGCCTAACGGTATCGGAAAGTTGGTGAAGGAAGCGACGGACAGAGGCATTAAGTTCGGTTTGTGGATCGAACCGGAAATGGTAAATCCGAAAAGCGAGTTGTATGAGAAACATAAGGACTGGGTGATTCATTTGCCGAATCGTGACGAGTATTACTTTAGAAATCAGATGGTTTTGGATTTGACTAATCCGAAAGTCCAGGATTATGTATATGGTGTGGTAGACAATCTGATGACGAAATATCCGGGTATCGCCTATTTCAAGTGGGATTGCAACAGCCCGATAACGAATATCTACTCTCCGTATCTGAAAGATCAGCAGTCCCATTTATACATTGAGTATGTACGCGGTCTTTATAATGTGCTGGAACGGATCAAACAGAAATATCCGAATCTGCCGATGATGCTGTGTTCCGGTGGTGGTGGACGTTGTGACTATGAAGCGTTGAAATATTTCACCGAGTTTTGGCCGAGCGATAATACGGATGCCGTAGAGCGTATTTTTATCCAATGGGGTTATTCTTACTTCTTTCCCGCTAAAAGTATGGCTGCCCACGTAACGAGTTGGGGTAAACAGCCGGTTAAGTTCCGCACAGACGTAGCTAGTATGTGTAAGTTAGGTTTCGACATCCGTATTCACGAAATGAGCCAGACAGACCAGCAATACTGTAAAGAGGCGGTGGCTAACTTCAAACGTTTGGATGATGTTATTTTGGACGGTGACCAATACCGTTTGCAGTCGCCTTATGAAAGCCAGCATGCTGCTGTTATGTATGCCAACGACAATGCAGACAAAGCTGTTCTGTTTGCCTTCGATATCCATCCGAGATACGCAGAGTCGATACAACCCCTTCGTTTACAGGGCTTGAAGGAGGATGCCCGTTACGAATTGAAAGAAATCAATTTGGTTCCGGGTACGCAATCCAGATTGGCCTGCAACGGTAAAACGTTCTCCGGAGAGTTTCTGATGAATGTAGGCATTCCTGTGTTTTCAAGTCGGCCGACAAATAGTCATGTGATTGAAATTACAGAGGTCAAGTAA
- a CDS encoding dihydroorotate dehydrogenase, producing the protein MAELNVNIGNLQLKNPVMTASGTFGYGIEYSDFMDISRLGGIFVKGTTIQPREGNLYPRMAETPSGMLNAVGLQNKGAQYFVDHIYPEIKNIDTNMIVNVSGSSVETYVECAEKIADLDNIPAIELNISCPNVKQGGMAFGVTTCGASEVVKAVRKVYPKTLIVKLSPNVTDITEIARAVEAEGADSVSLINTMLGMAIDAEKRKPVLSTITGGLSGPCVKPVALRMVWQTYKAVKIPIIGLGGISNWKDAVEFMLAGATAIQIGTYNFVDPAVGIKVIEGMNDYCDRHGFSSVRELIGALEV; encoded by the coding sequence ATGGCTGAATTAAACGTAAACATTGGTAATTTGCAATTGAAGAACCCGGTCATGACGGCGTCGGGTACTTTCGGATATGGCATTGAGTATTCGGACTTTATGGATATCTCCCGCTTGGGTGGTATTTTTGTGAAAGGAACAACGATCCAGCCACGCGAAGGGAATTTGTATCCCCGTATGGCGGAAACTCCTTCGGGAATGTTGAATGCCGTAGGTTTGCAGAATAAGGGTGCACAATATTTCGTCGATCATATCTATCCGGAGATTAAGAATATCGACACGAACATGATTGTAAACGTGAGTGGTTCCTCTGTGGAAACGTATGTGGAATGTGCTGAGAAGATTGCAGATTTGGACAATATTCCGGCGATCGAACTAAATATTTCTTGTCCGAATGTAAAGCAGGGAGGTATGGCTTTTGGAGTGACGACTTGTGGGGCAAGTGAAGTGGTGAAGGCTGTCCGCAAGGTTTATCCGAAGACCCTTATTGTAAAACTTTCCCCTAATGTGACTGACATTACGGAGATTGCCAGAGCGGTCGAAGCCGAAGGAGCAGATTCCGTTTCATTGATTAATACTATGCTGGGGATGGCCATTGACGCGGAGAAGCGTAAACCAGTATTATCTACAATAACCGGTGGTCTTTCCGGTCCCTGTGTAAAGCCGGTTGCCTTGCGGATGGTATGGCAGACTTATAAGGCTGTAAAGATTCCTATTATCGGTTTGGGAGGTATTTCGAACTGGAAAGATGCGGTGGAGTTCATGCTGGCCGGAGCTACAGCAATCCAGATCGGAACCTACAATTTTGTAGATCCAGCTGTTGGTATAAAGGTTATCGAAGGGATGAACGACTATTGTGACAGACATGGTTTTTCGTCTGTCCGCGAACTGATCGGAGCTTTGGAAGTATAA
- a CDS encoding dihydroorotate dehydrogenase electron transfer subunit, whose product MKKYMLDMKVTENCSLHKNYCLLKLTSDQILPEMLPGQFVQVRVDNSPTTFLRRPISINYVDRATNELWLLVQLVGDGTRRMAEYKPGDVVNIMLPLGNGFTLPADKEQKLLLIGGGVGTAPMLYLGSILKKAGYTPTFLLGARSKEDVLQLEQFEQFGTVYVTTEDGSLGEKGYVTNHSILKDVHFDRIYTCGPKPMMVAVAKYAHANSIICEVSLENTMACGIGACLCCVEKTKDEHHVCVCTEGPVFNIENLTWLN is encoded by the coding sequence ATGAAGAAGTACATGCTTGACATGAAGGTGACTGAAAACTGTAGCCTTCACAAAAATTATTGCCTGCTTAAACTAACATCTGATCAGATCCTGCCGGAAATGTTGCCGGGACAGTTCGTACAGGTACGTGTGGATAACTCTCCTACAACATTTCTTCGTCGTCCGATCTCAATTAATTATGTCGACAGAGCGACCAATGAACTGTGGTTGCTCGTCCAGTTGGTCGGTGACGGAACACGCCGGATGGCTGAGTATAAACCGGGTGATGTTGTTAACATCATGTTGCCTTTGGGAAACGGTTTCACGTTGCCTGCCGATAAAGAACAAAAATTACTGCTGATCGGTGGTGGTGTCGGGACAGCCCCGATGTTGTATTTGGGATCCATCCTGAAAAAAGCCGGTTACACACCTACGTTCCTTTTGGGAGCCCGTTCAAAGGAAGATGTGTTACAATTGGAACAGTTCGAACAGTTTGGAACAGTCTATGTTACAACAGAAGACGGCTCATTGGGCGAAAAGGGATATGTGACCAACCATTCCATCTTGAAAGATGTACATTTCGACCGGATTTACACTTGTGGACCTAAACCGATGATGGTGGCTGTTGCCAAATATGCCCATGCAAACTCTATTATATGCGAAGTCTCTCTTGAAAATACAATGGCTTGTGGTATAGGAGCTTGCTTATGTTGTGTGGAGAAGACCAAAGATGAGCATCATGTGTGTGTATGTACTGAAGGACCTGTATTTAATATTGAAAATTTGACATGGCTGAATTAA
- a CDS encoding helix-turn-helix domain-containing protein, with translation MIGRITQIMEREGLTPSKFAEAIGIQRSAMSHILNGRNNVSLDVLIKILDRFTYVDSDWLLFGKGEMVRDHMSTQPDLFSNTAINPSGGQAALEYRKEMRVDTPVNTVKPPVVEQIIQQETTTRKVSKIMVFYSDNTFDTFVSEKNKKE, from the coding sequence ATGATAGGACGTATTACTCAAATAATGGAGCGTGAAGGCTTGACCCCTTCTAAATTTGCAGAAGCAATCGGTATCCAGCGTTCAGCAATGTCGCATATTTTGAACGGAAGAAATAATGTAAGCTTGGATGTCCTTATAAAAATTCTGGATCGGTTCACTTATGTCGATTCCGACTGGCTCCTTTTCGGTAAAGGCGAAATGGTGCGAGATCATATGTCAACACAACCCGATTTGTTCTCAAATACGGCGATAAATCCGTCCGGAGGGCAAGCTGCTCTTGAATATCGCAAGGAAATGAGGGTTGATACACCTGTAAACACTGTAAAACCTCCTGTTGTTGAGCAAATTATACAGCAAGAAACAACAACTAGAAAAGTAAGTAAAATAATGGTATTCTATTCCGATAATACATTTGACACTTTTGTTTCTGAAAAAAATAAGAAAGAATAG
- the holA gene encoding DNA polymerase III subunit delta, whose protein sequence is MAKKEYTYEEICRDIVAKKFAPVYIMMGDEPFFMDQITDLLLENVLEESERDFNQIIMYGADTDAASIINAARRFPMMSKYQLVVVREAQLIRDIELLSNYVKNPLMSTVLVINYKYKNLDRRKALASATDKTGVLFESKKIPDYKMPAFIASFMQMRSIGIDGKASQMLSDFLGNDLSRLSKELDKLALILPEKGAKRITPELVEQNIGISKEYNNFELIKALAMKDVLKANRIAQYFEKNPKSNPIQMTLPVLFNYFSNLLICYYTKDRSEAGLMTALGLRGTFQVKDYLLGMRNYSAMKVFNLISDIRMTDARSKGVENTSVSDAELLKELLYKILH, encoded by the coding sequence ATGGCAAAAAAAGAATATACATACGAGGAAATATGTCGGGATATCGTTGCAAAAAAATTCGCTCCTGTCTATATAATGATGGGTGACGAACCGTTTTTTATGGATCAGATAACAGACTTGCTACTCGAAAATGTATTGGAAGAATCCGAACGGGATTTTAACCAAATTATCATGTATGGAGCAGATACGGATGCAGCATCTATAATTAACGCAGCCCGCCGTTTCCCGATGATGTCAAAATATCAGTTAGTGGTTGTTCGGGAGGCTCAATTAATTCGTGATATCGAGCTTCTGTCGAACTATGTTAAGAACCCTTTAATGTCGACAGTTCTGGTCATCAATTATAAATATAAAAACTTAGATCGTCGTAAGGCGCTGGCTTCCGCAACAGACAAAACCGGGGTGCTGTTCGAGTCCAAAAAGATTCCCGACTACAAGATGCCGGCATTTATCGCCTCTTTTATGCAGATGCGTTCCATAGGGATAGACGGAAAGGCGTCTCAGATGCTTTCTGACTTCCTTGGAAACGATTTAAGCCGTCTGAGTAAGGAATTGGATAAGCTGGCACTGATCCTGCCTGAAAAAGGCGCAAAACGCATCACGCCGGAACTGGTGGAGCAAAATATCGGAATCAGTAAAGAATACAATAACTTTGAACTGATAAAGGCACTTGCCATGAAAGATGTCTTGAAGGCGAACCGTATTGCCCAATACTTCGAGAAGAACCCGAAAAGCAATCCGATCCAGATGACCCTTCCTGTATTATTTAATTATTTCTCGAACCTCCTGATTTGTTATTATACGAAGGATCGTTCCGAAGCCGGCTTGATGACGGCACTCGGACTTCGGGGGACATTCCAGGTTAAGGATTATCTTTTAGGGATGCGAAACTATTCGGCGATGAAAGTGTTCAATCTGATCAGCGATATCCGTATGACGGATGCCCGTTCGAAGGGAGTGGAAAACACTTCTGTTTCCGATGCCGAACTTTTAAAGGAATTACTCTACAAAATCCTGCATTAA
- a CDS encoding AMP nucleosidase, with amino-acid sequence MKTKQEIVENWLPRYTERKLEDFDKYILLTNFTKYVELFADHFNVPILGLKNSMPNAAANGITIINFGMGSANAATIMDLLSAIKPTAVLFLGKCGGLKKANNLGDYVMPIAAIRGEGTSNEYLPAEVPSLPAFSMMRAISSAIRDRGKDYWTGTVYTTNRRVWEYDSDFKNYLRRTHATGIDMETATLFTAGFANEIPTGALLMISDKPMEEAGVKTEASDREVTRNFAKEHVMLGVEALRQIIDGKKTIRHIRFSW; translated from the coding sequence ATGAAAACAAAACAAGAAATTGTCGAGAATTGGTTGCCGCGCTATACGGAGCGGAAGCTGGAAGACTTCGACAAATATATCCTGCTTACCAACTTCACGAAGTATGTGGAACTGTTTGCCGACCACTTTAACGTGCCGATCCTGGGACTGAAAAACTCCATGCCGAACGCAGCGGCCAATGGCATCACGATTATCAACTTCGGGATGGGGAGCGCGAATGCGGCGACAATTATGGACTTGCTATCGGCGATAAAGCCGACTGCCGTCCTCTTTCTGGGGAAATGCGGAGGATTGAAGAAGGCGAACAACCTGGGAGATTATGTCATGCCGATTGCGGCTATCCGAGGAGAAGGCACTTCGAACGAATATCTGCCGGCAGAAGTACCGTCGCTCCCGGCTTTCTCGATGATGCGCGCCATCTCGTCCGCCATACGTGACCGGGGGAAAGATTACTGGACCGGGACTGTCTACACGACGAACCGACGGGTATGGGAATATGACAGCGATTTCAAAAACTACCTTCGCCGTACACACGCTACCGGTATCGATATGGAGACGGCAACCTTGTTTACGGCAGGCTTTGCAAACGAGATTCCGACAGGAGCTTTGTTGATGATTTCCGACAAACCTATGGAAGAAGCCGGGGTGAAAACGGAAGCCAGCGATCGCGAGGTGACCCGGAATTTTGCGAAAGAGCATGTAATGTTGGGAGTGGAAGCGCTTCGTCAGATTATTGATGGAAAGAAGACGATCCGTCACATCCGTTTCAGTTGGTAA
- a CDS encoding type I restriction enzyme HsdR N-terminal domain-containing protein: MLALNLPGFAPKVAEKDGKRTIFDPVRQKYVALTPEEWVRQHFVNYLITRKSYPKELLANEVLVKLNGTSKRCDTVAYNRFLEPLVIVEYKAPHINITNTVFDQIARYNMVLRVEYLIVSNGLNHYCCKIDYNNRAYTFLEGIPAYNEL, encoded by the coding sequence ATGCTTGCATTAAACTTACCTGGTTTTGCGCCTAAAGTAGCAGAAAAAGATGGAAAACGTACGATCTTCGATCCCGTACGGCAAAAATATGTGGCTCTCACTCCTGAAGAATGGGTACGTCAGCATTTTGTCAATTATCTGATCACTCGGAAAAGCTACCCGAAAGAACTGCTGGCAAACGAAGTGCTGGTCAAGCTGAATGGAACCTCCAAACGTTGCGATACGGTTGCTTACAACCGTTTTCTTGAACCTCTGGTCATCGTCGAGTACAAGGCTCCCCATATAAACATTACCAACACTGTTTTCGACCAGATAGCCCGTTATAACATGGTGCTACGTGTCGAATACCTGATTGTTAGCAATGGCTTAAACCACTATTGCTGCAAAATCGACTATAACAACCGGGCATACACTTTTTTGGAAGGAATACCCGCATACAACGAATTATAA
- the nqrF gene encoding NADH:ubiquinone reductase (Na(+)-transporting) subunit F, translating into MTLLMTTGSLTIAAGAVIFLVITLILVGALLAAKAKLVPSGNVDLKVNGEKDIETPIGSTLLAGLQSGGIFLSSACGGGGKCGQCRAQVLEGGGEILPTEKGFFSRKQIKEHWRLACQCKVKEDMVVQVPDEVFGVKEWECEVISNKNVATFIKEFIVALPKGEHMDFLPGSYAQIKIPAYAMDYNKDIDKSLIGEEYLPAWEKFGLFTLKCKNDTPTIRAYSMANYPAEGDRIMLTVRIATPPFKPKPEVGFQDVMPGIASSYIFTLKPGDKVTMSGPYGDFHPIFDSKREMMWVGGGAGMAPLRAQIMHMTKTLKTTDRKMSYFYGARALNEVFYLEDFLEIEKEFPNFTFHLALDRPDPAADAAGVKYTAGFVHQVIYDTYLKDHEAPEDIEYYMCGPGPMSKAVENMLDNLGVPREMLHFDDFGA; encoded by the coding sequence ATGACTTTATTAATGACGACTGGCAGTCTTACAATCGCAGCAGGTGCCGTGATCTTCTTGGTGATTACGCTGATCCTGGTGGGTGCGTTGTTGGCGGCCAAAGCAAAATTGGTACCGTCAGGAAATGTAGACCTGAAGGTAAATGGAGAAAAAGATATTGAGACTCCTATAGGAAGCACTTTGCTGGCTGGTTTGCAAAGTGGTGGTATCTTCTTGTCTTCTGCTTGTGGTGGTGGTGGTAAATGTGGCCAGTGCCGTGCACAGGTATTGGAAGGAGGCGGGGAAATCCTGCCGACAGAAAAGGGCTTTTTCTCTCGTAAACAGATTAAGGAACACTGGCGTCTGGCATGTCAGTGCAAAGTGAAGGAAGATATGGTCGTTCAGGTTCCGGACGAAGTTTTCGGTGTAAAGGAATGGGAATGCGAAGTCATCTCCAACAAGAACGTGGCTACTTTCATCAAAGAGTTTATCGTGGCGTTGCCTAAGGGTGAACACATGGACTTCCTGCCGGGTTCTTATGCCCAGATCAAGATTCCGGCATACGCAATGGATTACAACAAGGATATCGACAAGTCGCTGATCGGCGAAGAATATCTGCCGGCTTGGGAAAAGTTCGGTTTGTTCACGTTGAAATGCAAGAACGACACACCGACCATCCGTGCTTACTCTATGGCCAACTATCCTGCAGAAGGCGACCGCATCATGTTGACGGTTCGTATAGCCACTCCGCCGTTCAAACCGAAACCCGAAGTGGGCTTCCAGGATGTGATGCCGGGTATCGCTTCTTCTTATATCTTTACCCTGAAACCTGGTGATAAGGTGACGATGAGCGGTCCTTATGGTGATTTCCATCCGATCTTCGATTCGAAGAGAGAGATGATGTGGGTCGGTGGTGGTGCCGGTATGGCTCCGCTTCGTGCTCAGATCATGCACATGACGAAGACACTCAAGACTACGGATCGCAAGATGTCATACTTCTATGGCGCCCGTGCCTTGAACGAAGTGTTCTATCTGGAAGATTTCCTGGAAATCGAAAAGGAATTCCCGAACTTCACATTCCATCTGGCACTCGACCGTCCGGATCCGGCAGCCGATGCGGCAGGAGTGAAGTACACGGCCGGTTTCGTTCACCAAGTAATCTACGATACATATCTGAAGGATCACGAAGCTCCGGAAGATATCGAATACTACATGTGTGGTCCGGGCCCGATGTCAAAGGCAGTGGAAAATATGCTGGACAATCTGGGCGTGCCGCGTGAAATGTTGCATTTCGACGATTTCGGCGCGTAA